A stretch of DNA from Tribolium castaneum strain GA2 chromosome 7, icTriCast1.1, whole genome shotgun sequence:
GCAGACTATGGATTTTTGTTATCTATTTATTATATgcataaaaatacattctcCTTACACGTTAAACGTGAGTccaaacttatttttgttttttggttcGATATCAATTCTAATCTTCTATCTTATAGTTACTGTACTTATCTTTtctattcttaatttttcatactttataaagtttttccataaaaattacaatatgtAGTTTCTTCGTCAGATGCCTtccttttcttcttttttttattattatgttcCCTCTTTTTCATTTGTTAGTCATTGACACCTCTACCAATCTGATTTCaagtcttttttttgtttctacgtatcacttttgttttatgttttcttttttcttttgtaattgtaaattttcttCAGATTAATTATCGCTTTTATAGTAACCCCTCTTGAATTCGGCTCTTGTTTACCACTCGCTTCAACCGTTCGCGCGCCTACTGTTCCAGGATCCTTACCGATGCCTATCATCGATCGCAGCTTGACGTCGCGGACGTCGAGTCATAGGACACTAGCGTCGTTGCCGTCGCGACGGGCCAGCAGTGCCCAAGGGTGCCGCGGAATAGCCGTTTCCGCCTCCCGTGCAGGTGCGGCCCGCAACGCCGCCATCTTGCTACTCTCTTCTTATCAATCCGATCCCTATCAACCACCACTTTACGAGTACAAATTCGGTACAATCTGCACCCTTTTCCCTTTTTTACGTGTCTTGTAACTCTGTCACAGACTGACATATCCATGTTTTGAGACACTCCTGAAGGACCATCAGTATATTCCTTCTATGTACACCACTACCACAAACTAGACGGAGAACGCAAGATGGCAGCGTTCACTCAAATCGGCTTTCTTTACTTATTGCATCCAAAATCACCGATTTTTCGCCAAAATCAACGACCCAACACACACACAAGCACGCACACTGCATGTATGTATATTTCTCAAGCATGGATGTTCAAACTAGTTACTATTGCACTTGCACAAGACTTGATTTTTCCCGATAACTGTTCTAATTTTCCGCTTTTCCAAGGCTCTCGCAGACCCAGTTTGACTTCAATCCATAGTGGAAACTCCATCAAAAGTTACAGTCAAAGGAGATACGAACGGGAGAGGGAACTGAAGGAGGAAAGGGAGATGCAGAGGAGATTAGCACGAATGTCTTCATCAGCTAACTCCAGCGGGAAAATCGCCCCAACTCCCAGTCCCCACTCAACCGACGATCTTCTCCCGACGTTAGAAGAAGACAAACAGGTGACCACTTTTACCACTATACCCCAAAATCGGTGTTTCAATGTTGTGTGTTTTTCTAGAAGGAATCGTCGTGGATTGCCATTGTAAGTCCCGAATTTGCATTTGAACAATCAATCACTGGCTGTTTTTCCGCTTTGTTTCACTCTTTGATAATTACAGGGTGCTGTAATTTCGTATTTTCCGCTTCTTTTTGCACAGTTATTGTGCGATTTTAATAcggtttgtttttttaggttCCTCCTCTCGCTATACAAGAAGAATCGTCATCGAGTTTCCACGAAGAAGTTCCATCGACTTCGAAACAGTTCCCTTGAAAAACTCAGTGAAGTACCAAAACTCCAAGTCGCCAGGgcctattttgcatttttttgcgttgtGGTTATGTGTAATGTGCTACAAGTATACAACGTGGCGGACTATGTGCATTATATGTTacgaattatcaatttttaaagcgTTAAAATAGACTCATAGGATAATAAACGTTGTTgtaaaaaacaacttaaagTTATTGCACTTTTTCGCTTTGATCACCTTTTACTTTTCTCTTCCTTTTTTTGATCCTCTTCAGATTcacagttttcacttttttctctCATTATGCAcacaattagttttttttaatcgcatttttgtaaattatgtaAACACTAAAATACCATATATGCAAGAACAATAAGGAAAAGACCTTAGGATTCCCGAATAGATCTTTATGCAAAGTAACAACTACCTTCCGGGGACATTCTGAGAAGTCCTCTTTTTTGAGTTGTCtaaaccacactttttttttgaagctGAAGTTATAGTGccaaaaatcggaaaaatgtTGGGAAAAAATTGGAACAAAGGAAAGGGTAAAACAATCagaatttcaaacgaatttattggaaaa
This window harbors:
- the LOC657763 gene encoding uncharacterized protein LOC657763 isoform X1, whose translation is MKFSSVMVILYLLWPIEGQRLVPPRSYHSDDDDDDEVRHALDHDDEEDGNNSTDKGLYVGAPCEIVCNSKLLHVYCNPITGVCECEKNYPVKLNPYTGCGKPKRLGEQCYYRETCQYTDVHSACVQVHHNAICQCQDGYHSVSIQKPSKRVFCAEDLEVMTTDFSTFAGVLSGIAILSGLICFVLHLFNQNMYGPRRHRFGNANLAPPILFSSDPGSLPMPIIDRSLTSRTSSHRTLASLPSRRASSAQGCRGIAVSASRAGAARNAAILLLSSYQSDPYQPPLYEYKFGSRRPSLTSIHSGNSIKSYSQRRYERERELKEEREMQRRLARMSSSANSSGKIAPTPSPHSTDDLLPTLEEDKQVTTFTTIPQNRCFNVVCFSRRNRRGLPLFLLSLYKKNRHRVSTKKFHRLRNSSLEKLSEVPKLQVARAYFAFFCVVVMCNVLQVYNVADYVHYMLRIINF
- the LOC657763 gene encoding uncharacterized protein LOC657763 isoform X2 gives rise to the protein MKFSSVMVILYLLWPIEGQRLVPPRSYHSDDDDDDEVRHALDHDDEEDGNNSTDKGLYVGAPCEIVCNSKLLHVYCNPITGVCECEKNYPVKLNPYTGCGKPKRLGEQCYYRETCQYTDVHSACVQVHHNAICQCQDGYHSVSIQKPSKRVFCAEDLEVMTTDFSTFAGVLSGIAILSGLICFVLHLFNQNMYGPRRHRFGNANLAPPILFSSDPGSLPMPIIDRSLTSRTSSHRTLASLPSRRASSAQGCRGIAVSASRAGSRRPSLTSIHSGNSIKSYSQRRYERERELKEEREMQRRLARMSSSANSSGKIAPTPSPHSTDDLLPTLEEDKQVTTFTTIPQNRCFNVVCFSRRNRRGLPLFLLSLYKKNRHRVSTKKFHRLRNSSLEKLSEVPKLQVARAYFAFFCVVVMCNVLQVYNVADYVHYMLRIINF